AGCGTGCTCGACATGCTGGAAGAGGCCGCCATTCAGCTGAGCGAGGCCAGCGACGAGCTGCGCCACTACTGCGATCGCCTGGACCTCGATCCGAACCGTCTCTACGAGCTGGAGCAGCGCATCGCTAAACAGATTTCGCTGGCGCGCAAGCATCACGTCACCCCGGAAGAGCTGCCGGTGCACTATCAGGCGCTGCTTGACGAGCAGCAGCAGCTGGACGATCAGGCCGACTCCCAGGAGACGCTCTCCCTGGCGGTACAGAAGCACCATCAGCAGGCGCTGGCGACCGCGCAACAGCTGCATGCGCAGCGCACGAAGTATGCCCAGGAGCTGAGCGGGCTGATCACCGAGAGCATGCACGCCCTGTCAATGCCGCACGGTCGCTTCCATATCGAGGTCAGCTTTGATGAGCGTCACCTGACGCTGGAAGGGGCAGACCGCATTGAGTTCCGCGTGACCACCAACCCAGGACAGCCGATGCAGGCGATCTCGAAAGTGGCCTCCGGCGGGGAACTGTCGCGTATTGCCCTGGCGATCCAGGTGATCACCGCCCGTAAGATGGAAACCCCGGCGCTGATTTTCGATGAGGTCGACGTGGGTATCAGCGGTCCGACCGCAGCGGTGGTCGGCAAGCTGCTGCGCCAGCTGGGTGAATCCACCCAGGTGATGTGCGTAACGCACCTGCCGCAGGTAGCGGGCTGTGGCCACCACCACTTCTACGTCAGCAAAGAGACCGACGGTGCTATGACCGAAACTCATATGCAACCGCTGGATAAAAAGGCCCGGCTGCAGGAGCTGGCGCGCCTGCTGGGCGGCAGCGAGGTCACCCGGAACACGCTGGCTAATGCGAAAGAACTGCTCGCAGCCTAAACTTTTCAGCTAATTCTGGGTCATAGTGAGACATAAAATCGCCGCTGGATCCGATAGCAGAGGTTTCAAACTCGCTAAAGGTCTATTATTATCGGCATATTACAAATGAGCCGCGTACTACCAGGCCCGAAAAGGAACCAAATCACTATGCGCTGTAAAACGCTGACTGCTGCCGCAGCGGTTCTTCTGATGATGACTGCTGGCTGTTCCACTCTGGAGAAAGTGGTTTACCGCCCAGATATCAACCAGGGGAACTATCTGGCACCTAACGACATCTCTAAAATTCGTATCGGCATGACGCAACAGCAGGTTGCCTATGCGCTGGGTACCCCGATGATGAGCGATCCGTTTGGTACTAACACCTGGTTCTACGTGTTCCGTCAGCAGCCAGGCCATGAAGATGTCACGCAGCAGACGCTGACCCTGACCTTTAACAGCAACGGCGTGCTGACCAACATTGACAACAAACCGGCCCTGTCGAAATAGGTCCCGCTCGGTAATAAAACAAAAAGCGCTCAGTGAGCGCTTTTTTTGTTTGAGTACGAAGCTATTCGTCGTCCGCTTTTTCCGCACGCTTGCGCCGCAGCTCTTTCGGATCGGCAATCAGCGGGCGGTAGATCTCCACCCGGTCACCGTCCTGCACGGCGTCGGCAAGCTTCACCGGACGACTAAAGATACCCACCTTGTTTTTCGCAAGATCGATATCCGAACGCAGCTCCAGCAGGCCAGAAGCGTTAATCGCCTCCTCCACCGTTGCCCCCTCGCTCAGCGTCACGCGCTGCAGGTACTGCTTCTCCGGCAGGGCATAGGCGACTTCGACACGAATGTCACCCGGCACTGTAAACCTCTTTGGCGCGATGGGTAAACGCCTGCACCATGTTTGAGGCCAGCTCTTTGAACACGTGACCAAACGCCAGCTCGATCAGCTTGTTGGTGAATTCGAAGTCCAGATTGAACTCAATACGGCAGGCATCGGGACTCAGCGGCGTAAACCGCCAGCCGCCCATCAGCTGCTTAAAGGGACCGTCCACCAGCTGCATCAGAATGCTTTGGTTATCGGTAAGGGTGTTACGGGTGGTGAACGTCTTGCTGATGCCTGCCTTCGAGACATCAACGGCAGCCGTCATCTGCGTCGGGCTTGCCTCCAGAACCCGGCTACCGGTACAGCCTGGCAAAAATTCCGGGTAGGACTTTACGTCGTTCACTAATTGATACATCTGCTCTGCGCTGTAAGGCACTAAAGCAGTTCGGCTTATCTGCGGCATAGCGTTATCCTGAGGTCTACACCTCATAAATAATAACATTTCCTGTCCAGGAAAGGAAAACGCAAAGGCAAACTCATGCTAATATAACGCGTTACACCTCGCAGGATAGATGGGGTATTTTTCAACAGCTGATTACCGACGATTTACGATACTTATGACAAAGAAAAAAGCACATAAACCGGGTTCCGCTACCATTGCGCTTAACAAGCGCGCCCGTCACGAATATTTTATTGAAGAAGAGTTTGAAGCGGGCGTCTCCCTTCAGGGTTGGGAAGTGAAGTCCCTGCGTGCCGGGAAGGCCAACATCAGCGACAGCTATGTGATCCTCATTGAGGGTGAAGCCTACCTGTTCGGGGCCAACTTTACGCCGCTGAGCGTCGCCTCCAGCCACGTCGTCTGCGACCCTACCCGTAACCGTAAGCTGCTGCTCAACCAGCGCGAGCTGGACACGCTCTATGGCCGCGTAAACCGCGAAGGCTATACCGTTGTCGCCCTCTCTATGTACTGGAAAAATGCCTGGTGCAAAGTGAAGATTGGCGTCGCCCGCGGTAAGAAACAGCACGACAAACGCTCCGATGTGAAAGAGCGCGAGTGGCAGGTTGATAAAGCCCGCATTATGAAAAACGCTGGCCGCTAAACTGCCACCGCTACAGCACCTCCCTCTCCGCTGGGGAGAGGGTGTGCCTGCCCTCTGTCAGATCGCCTAGCGCTCGCGCAGCGCCTCGTTGACCTTGTTCAGCGGCTTGATCAGGTAGTCCATCACCGATTTCTGCCCGGTTTTAATCTCTACGTTTGCCACCATACCCGGCAGGATCGGGAAGCGCTGGCCACTCTTGTTTTGCAGCTCGGCGCTCTTGGTCCGGACATAGACCCGGTAGTAGAACTGATCCCGGCGTACCTCATCCTGGAGCGTATCCGGCGACACCACCTCTACCAGCCCGGTGAGATTCCCGTAGATCGAGGAGTCGTAGGCGGTGACCTTTACCGTTGCCGGCAGGCCCGGCCGGATATAGGCGATATCCCGCGGGTTGATACGCGTCTCGACTAAAAGCTGATCCTCCAGCGGGACGATCTCCATCAGCTTGCCCCCCGGCTGCAGAACACCGCCGACGGTGGTGACCTGGATATCCTTGACGATGCCGCGCACCGGCGAGAAGAGCGTCGCTCTATCCACCTGATCCGCTTTACCGCTCATCGCCTGGATCTGTGCGTCGAGATCGGCGTTGTTTTTCACCTGCTCCTCGCGGGCGCGCACCGCAAACTGGTTGCGCGCCTCGTCGATCTTACCCTGCAGTTCGGTAGCCTGGCGCTGGAGGCGGATCACCTCCACTTCACTTGCCGCCCCTTTCGCCACCAGCGGCTGGGTCATGCGCAGCTCTGACATCACCAGCTGATAGGTTTTTTGCAGGTTAGCCACCGTCTCGTTCAGGTTGCGCCGCCGGGATTCGTACAGCTGCCGCTCACGCGCCACCAGCTCCGGCTCGCGCATCGACTCCTCGCTAAAGCGCAGCGGCTCTCCGGTCAGCTCCGAGCGCAGACGCTCGCTGGACGCACGCAGCGCGCGCACCCGGGCCGCCGACTCACCGTAGTTAGACTGAAAGCGAGTGGGATCGAGGCGGGCGAGCATCTGCCCGCGCTCGACAATATCCCCCTCGCGCACCAGCATCGCGCTAACGATACCCCCGTCGAGGCTCTCGATCACCTGGGCATGGGTTGACGGCGTGATCTTGCCCGTCCCCACCGTCACCTCATCCAGAATGGCCCACCACGCCCACACCACAAAGATCAGCAGCCCCGCCAGCGTCAGCCAGATCACCGACGAGTAGAACCGCCCCTGACGGGCGAGATCGTCCTGCATACTCAGTTGACTCATCGCTCGCTCCTCAGGCTACTGATGCCACGTTGCTGTTGCGCGCCGCCTGCTGAAGCAGCGTATCGCGCGGCCCGTCGGCAATCACCTTGCCGTTCTCCATCACCACAATCCGGTCTACCAGATTCAGCAGCGCAGGGCGGTGGGTCACTAATACCAGGGTGCGTCCGGTAAGCCACTGCTGAAGCTGGCGAATGACCCACGCCTCCAGTTGCTCATCCATTGACGCCGTGGGTTCATCAAGCAGTACAATCTGTGGGTTACGCACAATCAGGCGGCTGAGCAGCACCATCTGGCGTTGGCCGCCGGAGAGGCCGCGTCCGCCCTCGTTAATTAGCCGGTCGAGACTGGCGGCATCCTGCTGCACCATGCCAATCGCGCCGCTGATGCGCAGGGCCTGGATCAGCTCCGCCTCGGTGGCGTGCGGATGGCCCAGCATCAGGTTCTGCCGCAGCGTGCCGAAAAAGAGGCGCGAGTCCTGGGAGAGGTAGCCCACCTGACGGCGAACATCCATGGGATCGATATGCGCCATATCAACGCCGTCGATGATCACTTTACCCTTGCTGGCCTGCGCCTGACCTGACAGCAGCTTCAGCAGCGTCGATTTACCCGCCCCGGTCTTGCCGAGGATCGCCACCCGCTCGCCGGGCTTGATCTCCAGACCGTCGATCTGCGCCGCCTGATCGCCCTTCTCGGGATCGTAGCTGTACTGCACCTTCTGAACCTGGTAGTGCCCGGCCAGCACCGGACAGTGGGCCATTTTCTGATCGGTGCTCTTATCCAGCGGCTTCTTGAGCAGATCGTCGAGGCCGTTCATCGCCATTTTGGCATGCTGCCAACGGGAGAAGACCATGGTCAGCTGCATCAGCGGCGCGATGGTGCGCGACGAGAGCAGGCTACAGGCCACCAGCGTACCGGTTGTAATGTTCCCCTCCATCACCAGATAGCAGCCGAAAACCAGCATCCCGGCATAAGTGATCTGCTGGACGGTAGAGGCCCAGCCGCTCAGCCGTGCCCCCCAGACGCGCTGCTTCATGCCGATGTTGGCTCCCACGGCGTGGGTATGTTCCCACTGGCGCTGGAAGTACGGCTCGGCCTGCAGGGCCTTGATATCTTCGACGCCCTCGATGGACTCCACCAGCACCGCGTTGCGGATCGCGCTCTCACGCATCCCCTCTTTCGCCAGCTTCGCCATTGGCCACTGGACGAGGATCCCAGGGATCACAATCAACGGAATGGCGATCAGCGGGATAATTACCAGCGGACCGCCCACCAGCGCCATAATGCCGAGGAACAGCAGTACAAAGGGGATATCCATCGCCGCGCCGACGGTGGTCGAGGTGAGCAGCTCGCGCACCTGGTCAATCTCACGCAGCTGGGAGATAAACGAGCCGGTAGATTTGGGTCGGGAGTCGTTCTTGATCGCCATCGCGCGGGCAAAAAAGAGCGAGGAGACGTTGAGATCGATATGCTTGCCCATTATGTCGGAGACATGAGTACGGGCCAGGCGGATCATAAACTCCAGCAGGGCGGCAAACAGTACGCCGATAAACAGCACCCACAGGGTAGGGATCGACTGGGCGGGGATGACCCGGTCGTAGACCTGCATCGAGAAGAGGATCCCCGCCAGGGCCAGCACGTTGCCCAGCACCGAGGCCAGGGCGATCTCGGAGAGCTTGCGCTTGGTATGGCGGAAGTGCCGCCAGAACCAGTGCTCCTCCCAGGGACGGGTAAAGTCATCGATGCGGGAGTCGCGCCCACGGGCGGCGATGCCGAGCATCACCACCTCCGGCTTAACGCGGGTGAGCAGCGTCTCCAGCGCCTCCTCACGTACCAGGTCGCCCCCCTCGCTCAGCCAGTAGGCCACCAGCCCGTCGGCATCAATAGACTCCAGCAGCATCAGCTCGCCGGACTCCAGTTGCACGATAACCGGCAGGTTTTGCGCGTTCCAACGCATCTTCTCCAGCTCTACCACGCGCACCTGGAGTCCCATCAGGCCGCTCAATCTCTCCAGCCGCGCGTTAAGCGGCAAACTCTCAAACCAGCGCATCTGCTGGCGTACGGCAGGCGCATCCGCCGGCAGGCCAAACCGCCCCGCCGCCCGCACCATGACATTGATCCAGCTTTCGGTATCCGGCTGCTGCATAACTACTCCTTGGCCGTTAGCGCTTAAAGTGATGGCAGGGTATCGCCGATGGTGCGGCTACGCTCAATGCCTAACATATCTAATAGATTATCTGCGGCCGCCGCATAGCGTACCGCGGCATCCCAGGCGTCGTAGCGCGCGGTAATCGACGCGGTATCGGCCTGAAACACATCCTGCTCAATGCTCAGCAGATCGTTAAGGCTGCGTTTGCTCAGCCGATACTCGTCGCGATAGACCCCACGCGCGCGGTCGGCGCTCTGGTACTGGGCGTCCCCTGCCTGCTGGCGCTGCTGCGCCCCGGTAAGATCGGCCCACGCGGTGGCGGCGCGCTGGTTAATATCCAGTTTGCTGGCCTCCACCTGCGCCCGGGCGCTGGCCCTGTCCCCCTCGGCTGCATCAACGCGCGCACCGACGGCACCGCCCTGATAGATAGGGGCATCGACCACTAGCTGCACCTGGTCATCCCAATAGCTATCGTCCTCGTTTTGATAGCGCGTCCGCCCCGCCTGCACCGAAACCGTCGGCCAGTGCTGCGCCTGGGCCTGGCGAATGCGGTCGTCCGCCGCCAGCTGTCTTGCCTGGGCGCTGCGCACCGCATTGCTGCGTTCGTAGGGGAGCGAGTTAAGGGTGATTTTCTGCTTCATCAAATCTTCAGGCAGATCGGGAAGCGTGTTCGACATCACGCCGGTCAGCACGCTCAGCGCCGCCTGGGCGGAGCGGGTCTGGGCTTCGTACTGGGCGAGCGAGGCGTTCAGCCCGGCAATACGCGTCTGGGCCTGCAACACGTCGGACTGGGAACTTAGCCCTGCCTCGGCACGCAGATCCGCCATCTCCTGCACGCTCTGCAATGAGACGATATTTTTGCGTGCCGCCTCGGCCAGCGCCTGGTAGCGCTTAACCTGCAGGTAGGTTTGCAGCGTCTCCATGCCAACCTCATTGAGGGAGTTATAGAGATCGTAGCGGTAGGCATCAGAAAGATTGTGCTGCTCATCAATGCTGCCGCCGGTTTTGCCAAAGTCATAGATCAGCTGCTTGAGGCTGACGCCGCCGGAGCCGTTATTATTGAGGGAGCCTGCCGAGTCGTTGCGGTGCGAACGTCCAACGTTACCTTGCAGGGATATCTGAGGAAACCAGGCGCTCTCCGCCTCGTCCAGATTTGCTTTTCCTACATGGATCTGCGCAGCCGCCTGGGCAATTTTGGGGTTGCGGGCGAAGGCGCGTAAAATTGCTTCTTTAATTGTCAGCTGCGCCTGGAGTTGTTCTCCGGGTGCGGCCTGCCAGTTAAACTGCTCTTCTCCGTATGCTGTGCTCATGACGCTCGCTCCGAGCGCGGCCAGCAGAACGACATACAATGCCTTTGCTTTCATCTATCCACCCTGACTTTCCCTGACAACTTTTTATGTTTTATGCCTCATCCCTGAGGCATAAATGACAGGGATAACGCTATACCATATTGACGTGCAGCCCTTGCTGGACCAACACATCGCCTAACGTCGTGTTTTGAGCACTGTTGTGATAGACATCGAACTGCATCCCATCAACTTCGCGCTGACCGCTAATAGCCCAGATGTCGTTCGCCCCATGCACCAGATTCACCTGGTCACCGTTGCTGCCTTTAATCACCAGATCGTCTTCCGGCTTATCGGTTACCGTCAGCGCTTCGTTCAGATCGAGCGTCAGGCTGTTAGTCCCCGATTTACCGAGGTCGATGATCTCGACGTTGTGGACACGGCTTGCGGTATCAATCAGGTTAAGGATCATATTGACGCCATCCAGCACCAGGGTATCGGTGCCCGCGCCCCCGTTGATATCGATAAAACCGAGCGTTGAGAGGTGGATGGTGTCGCTACCGTCGCTGCCCTGTACACTCTCACCGCTCTGCTGCGTTCCGTCGGCCAGGGTGATGCTCAGGCCGCCAATAGTGAAGGCATCGTCGGCCGTTGCGCTCTGCGCGCTGGCGTCAGCACTGCTCTCCTCACTATTCACTTCACTGTGGGTCGCCGCAACACGGCTCACGGCGGCATGCGTTGCGCTGTTCTCCTCCGTATTCTGCTGGGTGGTATCACTGCTCTCTACCGCGCTGGCTGCCAGCAGTGAGAAGCTGGTAGCGTCTGCTGCCAGAGTTTGCACCCCAACTGGCGGCGTGGTGGTGGGGTTGCTGCCGTTGAGACCAACGTTCAGGTATCCCACGTTCCCTGCTACGTCTGCGGCATAGAGATTGATAACCGTGCCAAGCGACAAAATTCTCGCTAAATCAAGCCCTACATCAAGCGTAGTTGACCACCGACCGTCTGCACCGGTTATTGCCGTCGCCTGCGCAAGGTTGAGCAGGTTCAGGTGTACCAGCGCCCCCTGCCCCAGGTTGTTGGAGGTTCCGCTGATGGTCAGCTTCGCTGAGCCAAGCAGGCCGGTGAGTACGCCACCGATGACACCTAACAGGTTAGTGACCGGCGTAATGGCCAGTGTCGGCTGGGTCAGCTTGACGCCGACGTCCGCCTCGGTTGCGGTGGTGTTACCCACCCGGTCGGTTACCGCTACGCCCACCTTCAGCGCCCCGGTGGCAAGATTTTGCAGTACCGAGTTGCTAACCGTGGCCGTCCAGTTACCTGCGGCATCAACGAGGGCGTTAATCGGCGTTCCGCCGAGGGTCACAACGACCGAGGCTCCCGCCGGGACACCGCCGATTTTGCCGCCGATGACCTGGCCCGACGCCGCTTCGTTGATGTTGAGATAGCCGTCGTTCCCAAACAGCGAGGTCAGCGAGATGGTCGGCAGGTTATGGGTGATCACATCCACCAGCGAGGTGGCGGTAGCGTTCTTACCTGCCGGGTTGACCAGGCTGGCGTTGACCGTCAGCGTCCCATCCAGCAGCGCCGCGAGGTCGGTTTTTGGCACCGACACAGACCAGTTGCCGTTGGCCGCCACCGTTGACTGATAGGTTTTACCGCCAAGAGAGACGTTGACCAGCGAACCGGCCGCGTTGGTACTGGTCCCGCTGACCACCTGCGCGCTGAGGATCTCAGCCGCATTCAGGCCGTTGCCGCCAAACAGGGTGTTGATCAGCAGCGAAGGTGCCTGCTGGATCGCCACCGTCAGATCCTGAGCAGTATTGGCGACGTTACCCGCCACGTCGCGGGCGGTGGCAGTGACCTGCAATACGCCGTCCGCCAGTCCTTGTAAGGAGACGGTCGGCACCGGCAGCTGCCAGGTTCCGTTCGCCCCAACGGTGGTGGTCAGGCTCAATGGACCGATTTTAACGTCGATAATCGTACCGGCAGCCAGGTTAGTACTGGTTCCCGACAGCAGCGGCGTAGAGAGCAGATCGCCGAGATCCAGCGTGCCGTTGCCGAACAGCGTGTTGAGGCCCAGCGTCGGCAGGTTCTGCACGATGGCATTGACGACCTGGTTGCCGGTGACCACGTTGCCGACGGTGTCCACTACGCTGGCGGTCACGCTCAGTGCACCGTTGACCACGCTACCGGCTAATGCGCCCGCCGGTACCGTCACTGACCAGACCCCGTCAACCACGTTGCCGGTGAAAGGCTGGCCCGCCACGTTCACGGTGACGAGACCCGAAGCAAGGCCTGCCGCCGTCCCACTGATGGTCTGCGCCACACCCAGGTCAGCAAGGTTGATGTAGCCATCGTTGCCGAACAGGGAGTTGATCACCACCGTCGGCAGATTAGCCAGGCCCACCCGTACCTCGACCGGGGCGGCGATCTGGGCGCTGTTGCCGTCCGGGGTGACGATAGTCACCTGCGGCTGGAAGGCACCGTCCAGCAGGCCGGTCAGATCGGACGGAGCCAGGCCAATGGAGAACACTCCCCCTGCTCCGACCGAGCCGAGGAAGGTTTTACCTGCCACCTGTACCTCGATGCGGGAACCTACCGGCGCGTTACCCACTACGCCGCTGATAGTTTGACTCAGCAGTGAATCGGCCACGTTAAGTACGTTGTCGGTAAATACCGCCAGGCTATTAAGCACCGGTGCCACCAGGTCCACCCGAATGTTAGCCGTCTGGCTTGCCGGGTTGCCGTACTGGTCGAAGGCGCTAATGGTGACCGGCACATCGCCCGTGCCGATACCCTGTAGCAGAGCCTGCACCGCAGCCGGCAGGTTTACGGCCCAGCGGCCGCTACCGTCAACGTTGGTGGTAAAGGCCTCTGCATTGCCAATCTGGATGGTCAACTGCTGCCCAGCCAGACGGGTTGAGGTCCCGCTCAGGGCTGCGCCCAGCAGTTCAGGAATACTCAGCACGCCGTCGCTAAACAGCGGGTCAAGCCCAATGGTCGGCAGCGCCCGCGCCACGTTAAAGCTGGCGCTGGTGTTGATGACGTTGCCAAAGGCGTCGGTGATAGCCAGCCCCACGTTCGCCTGGCCGTCCGGCAGGGTGTTAAGCAGGCTATCCGGCAGGACGGCGGACCAGGCCCCGGTAACGGTATCAACCACCGCATTGATCGCCTGGCCACCGAAGTTAACCACCATCCCCGTGACGTTTGCCGCGTTGTTAAGCGTCCCGGTCAGGGTCTGGGCAACGCCGCTCTCTACGCTGTTAAGCACGTTGTCCGCCGTCAGCAGGATCTCGCCCACGACCGGCAGGTCGGTTAGCGCCAGACCTACATTGACAATCTCCTGGCGGGTATTACCGTTGGCGTCGATGACGTCAAACTGCAGCGCCAGGGTGTTGGTCACCAGCCCCT
Above is a genomic segment from Enterobacter sp. C2 containing:
- the smpB gene encoding SsrA-binding protein SmpB, which translates into the protein MTKKKAHKPGSATIALNKRARHEYFIEEEFEAGVSLQGWEVKSLRAGKANISDSYVILIEGEAYLFGANFTPLSVASSHVVCDPTRNRKLLLNQRELDTLYGRVNREGYTVVALSMYWKNAWCKVKIGVARGKKQHDKRSDVKEREWQVDKARIMKNAGR
- a CDS encoding TolC family outer membrane protein, yielding MSTAYGEEQFNWQAAPGEQLQAQLTIKEAILRAFARNPKIAQAAAQIHVGKANLDEAESAWFPQISLQGNVGRSHRNDSAGSLNNNGSGGVSLKQLIYDFGKTGGSIDEQHNLSDAYRYDLYNSLNEVGMETLQTYLQVKRYQALAEAARKNIVSLQSVQEMADLRAEAGLSSQSDVLQAQTRIAGLNASLAQYEAQTRSAQAALSVLTGVMSNTLPDLPEDLMKQKITLNSLPYERSNAVRSAQARQLAADDRIRQAQAQHWPTVSVQAGRTRYQNEDDSYWDDQVQLVVDAPIYQGGAVGARVDAAEGDRASARAQVEASKLDINQRAATAWADLTGAQQRQQAGDAQYQSADRARGVYRDEYRLSKRSLNDLLSIEQDVFQADTASITARYDAWDAAVRYAAAADNLLDMLGIERSRTIGDTLPSL
- the bamE gene encoding outer membrane protein assembly factor BamE, whose product is MRCKTLTAAAAVLLMMTAGCSTLEKVVYRPDINQGNYLAPNDISKIRIGMTQQQVAYALGTPMMSDPFGTNTWFYVFRQQPGHEDVTQQTLTLTFNSNGVLTNIDNKPALSK
- a CDS encoding type I secretion system permease/ATPase; protein product: MQQPDTESWINVMVRAAGRFGLPADAPAVRQQMRWFESLPLNARLERLSGLMGLQVRVVELEKMRWNAQNLPVIVQLESGELMLLESIDADGLVAYWLSEGGDLVREEALETLLTRVKPEVVMLGIAARGRDSRIDDFTRPWEEHWFWRHFRHTKRKLSEIALASVLGNVLALAGILFSMQVYDRVIPAQSIPTLWVLFIGVLFAALLEFMIRLARTHVSDIMGKHIDLNVSSLFFARAMAIKNDSRPKSTGSFISQLREIDQVRELLTSTTVGAAMDIPFVLLFLGIMALVGGPLVIIPLIAIPLIVIPGILVQWPMAKLAKEGMRESAIRNAVLVESIEGVEDIKALQAEPYFQRQWEHTHAVGANIGMKQRVWGARLSGWASTVQQITYAGMLVFGCYLVMEGNITTGTLVACSLLSSRTIAPLMQLTMVFSRWQHAKMAMNGLDDLLKKPLDKSTDQKMAHCPVLAGHYQVQKVQYSYDPEKGDQAAQIDGLEIKPGERVAILGKTGAGKSTLLKLLSGQAQASKGKVIIDGVDMAHIDPMDVRRQVGYLSQDSRLFFGTLRQNLMLGHPHATEAELIQALRISGAIGMVQQDAASLDRLINEGGRGLSGGQRQMVLLSRLIVRNPQIVLLDEPTASMDEQLEAWVIRQLQQWLTGRTLVLVTHRPALLNLVDRIVVMENGKVIADGPRDTLLQQAARNSNVASVA
- a CDS encoding HlyD family efflux transporter periplasmic adaptor subunit → MSQLSMQDDLARQGRFYSSVIWLTLAGLLIFVVWAWWAILDEVTVGTGKITPSTHAQVIESLDGGIVSAMLVREGDIVERGQMLARLDPTRFQSNYGESAARVRALRASSERLRSELTGEPLRFSEESMREPELVARERQLYESRRRNLNETVANLQKTYQLVMSELRMTQPLVAKGAASEVEVIRLQRQATELQGKIDEARNQFAVRAREEQVKNNADLDAQIQAMSGKADQVDRATLFSPVRGIVKDIQVTTVGGVLQPGGKLMEIVPLEDQLLVETRINPRDIAYIRPGLPATVKVTAYDSSIYGNLTGLVEVVSPDTLQDEVRRDQFYYRVYVRTKSAELQNKSGQRFPILPGMVANVEIKTGQKSVMDYLIKPLNKVNEALRER
- a CDS encoding RnfH family protein, with amino-acid sequence MPGDIRVEVAYALPEKQYLQRVTLSEGATVEEAINASGLLELRSDIDLAKNKVGIFSRPVKLADAVQDGDRVEIYRPLIADPKELRRKRAEKADDE
- the recN gene encoding DNA repair protein RecN; translated protein: MLAQLTISNFAIVRELEIDFHSGMTAITGETGAGKSIAIDALGLCLGGRAEADMVRTDAARADLCARFSLKDTPAAQRWLEENQLEDGRECLLRRVISSDGRSRGFINGTAVPLSQLRELGQLLIQIHGQHAHQLLTKSDHQKTLLDGYAGEYALLQQMAEHYRLWNHSCRELAQHQQQSQERSARAELLHYQLKELNDFSPQPGEFERIDEEYKRLANSGQLLSTSQHALTLLADSDDANLQSQLYTARQMVTELVGMDSKLSSVLDMLEEAAIQLSEASDELRHYCDRLDLDPNRLYELEQRIAKQISLARKHHVTPEELPVHYQALLDEQQQLDDQADSQETLSLAVQKHHQQALATAQQLHAQRTKYAQELSGLITESMHALSMPHGRFHIEVSFDERHLTLEGADRIEFRVTTNPGQPMQAISKVASGGELSRIALAIQVITARKMETPALIFDEVDVGISGPTAAVVGKLLRQLGESTQVMCVTHLPQVAGCGHHHFYVSKETDGAMTETHMQPLDKKARLQELARLLGGSEVTRNTLANAKELLAA
- a CDS encoding type II toxin-antitoxin system RatA family toxin — its product is MPQISRTALVPYSAEQMYQLVNDVKSYPEFLPGCTGSRVLEASPTQMTAAVDVSKAGISKTFTTRNTLTDNQSILMQLVDGPFKQLMGGWRFTPLSPDACRIEFNLDFEFTNKLIELAFGHVFKELASNMVQAFTHRAKEVYSAG